From the genome of Malus sylvestris chromosome 6, drMalSylv7.2, whole genome shotgun sequence, one region includes:
- the LOC126626034 gene encoding non-specific lipid-transfer protein A-like: MAKIRAILMILLVAGSAMGDGDDRPKVPYCPIVLDNLTPCLPYVLENEAKPAKVCCNGVLDLSHSAGNKEGRQNICDCIKAEAILMNMPLDNFSKFSSLPKACGLLINLPPISNNTDCSTVD; the protein is encoded by the exons ATGGCAAAGATCAGAGCCATTCTGATGATATTACTGGTCGCTGGGTCAGCCATGGGAGATGGAGATGATCGTCCTAAAGTACCCTACTGCCCTATCGTCCTCGACAACTTGACCCCTTGCCTTCCTTACGTACTCGAAAATGAAGCGAAGCCAGCCAAGGTTTGCTGTAATGGCGTCCTAGACCTGAGCCACTCTGCAGGAAATAAGGAAGGTCGACAAAATATATGTGACTGCATCAAGGCTGAAGCTATTTTGATGAACATGCCTCTTGataatttttctaaattttcttCTCTCCCTAAAGCCTGTGGCCTATTAATCAACCTTCCACCCATCTCCAATAACACCGATTGTTCCAC GGTTGATTGA
- the LOC126626032 gene encoding mitochondrial inner membrane protein OXA1-like has protein sequence MAYRRSLTTTSSIARRHQYHPSVTHILRDDDRKQDVVSEHASASPILNKFLSQKRFFGNNLSRVSGFGGGFAQDRRISNALLSSTSGFAFSRSMSSASEKVELLSDVSGVLSDTGIEGLTSQVPAMSEVAVAAADSWLPVKGLQYFIEAVHVHTGLNWWAAIAITTILIRTATVPLLINQLKATSKLSLMKPQLEELKQEMQDRGSDRSAQLEFQQKTKKLFKEYGVTPLTPMKGLLIQGPVFISFFLAISNMAEKVPSFKTGGAYWFLDLTTPDAMYVFPVLAAMTFLLTVECNLQEGMEGNPAAGTMKNVSRGLAVLTVPFTMSFPKAVFCYWVTSNLFSLSYGLVLKYTGLKEALGIPKPPPYTAPPQGSQPAFSLLSTLKQVAEGARGSTSSPGEASKVQDRSTSSSSSSSVLSQRIKSLEKQVKGRKRNKKR, from the exons ATGGCTTACCGGCGGAGCCTCACGACGACGAGCAGTATAGCTCGACGGCACCAGTACCATCCGTCCGTCACTCACATCCTCCGCGACGACGACCGCAAGCAAGATGTCGTTTCCGAGCACGCATCTGCTTCGCCGATATTGAATAAATTTCTCAGCCAGAAGCGGTTTTTCGGAAACAATTTGAGCAGAGTGTCGGGTTTCGGCGGTGGGTTCGCTCAGGATAGGAGGATTTCGAATGCTCTGCTTTCGTCCACTTCGGGATTCGCGTTCTCTCGATCCATGTCGTCGGCTTCGGAGAAGGTTGAGCTGTTGAGTGATGTATCTGGAGTTTTATCCGACACTGGGATCGAAGGCTTGACTTCTCAGGTACCGGCAATGAGCGAGGTGGCGGTTGCTGCCGCGGATTCGTGGTTGCCAGTTAAGGGCTTGCAGTACTTTATTGAAGCTGTGCATGTTCACACTGGCTTGAATTG GTGGGCTGCCATAGCGATAACAACTATTTTGATTCGGACTGCCACGGTTCCGCTTTTGATTAATCAACTTAAAGCAACCTCAAAACTCTCT CTCATGAAGCCTCAACTTGAAGAATTGAAGCAAGAGATGCAAGACAGG GGTTCAGATCGTTCTGCTCAGCTTGAATTTCAACAGAAAACAAAGAAGCTATTTAAGGA ATATGGTGTAACCCCATTGACTCCAATGAAGGGACTTTTGATTCAAGGTCCTGTATTCATCAGCTTTTTCCTTGCC ATAAGTAACATGGCAGAGAAAGTGCCATCCTTTAAAACTGGTGGTGCCTACTGGTTTCTTGATCTTACAACTCCAGATGCCATGTACGTTTTTCCAGTTTTGGCAGCCATGACATTCTTACTGACCGTGGAG TGCAATCTGCAAGAAGGTATGGAGGGAAATCCTGCTGCTGGCACCATGAAAAATGTTTCAAGAGGCCTTGCTGTTCTTACAGTTCCATTTACCATGAGCTTTCCAAAG GCTGTATTTTGTTACTGGGTTACATCCAACTTGTTTTCACTCTCGTATGGGCTGG TGCTTAAATATACTGGGCTGAAGGAGGCCTTGGGTATTCCTAAACCGCCACCTTATACTGCTCCCCCTCAAGGATCACAACCTGCATTTTCACTATTATCCACACTGAAACAAGTCGCTGAAGGGGCTCGTGGCTCAACCTCCTCACCTGGTGAAGCATCAAAGGTTCAAGATCGAAGTACATCATCGTCGTCGTCATCATCAGTTCTTAGTCAAAGGATTAAAAGTTTAGAGAAACAAGTGAAGGGAAGAAAGAGAAACAAGAAGAGGTAG